The sequence AGTGGAAATGTCTTTGGCATCACCACCCAAATCTAGTATTTACTCTTAGCTCGATGTTGCCAATTCCTCGTACCTTACCGTTAACACCCAATGATGATGAGCCAAGGAAACATGAGTTTATTCAGAGAGTCGATGCAGTCCTACAGCAGCACAGTGGTGTGGGGGTTGAGAACGTTCAGTTTCGGGCTCCATTTGAAGATGACCAAAGGGATCAGATAAATAGATTGGTGAACTTTGCTATTGCATCCAAGGCGAAACAGCTTATATTTGATTTCTTAACTGCCAGCCCTATGAGGCCACCATATAACTTCGATTTGCGGCTTCTCGATGACAGTAATAGTTTACACTTGCGATATGTAAAACTCTGTTCCGTTTCTCTCAAGGTGCCTGCGGATTTCAACGGTTTTCAGAACCTTAAATGGATTTGCTTGGCAGGCACGAATATTACCGATGATGACCTTCAACTTTTAGTGTCCAGCTGCTGTGTTTTGGAGTTACTTGGAATTGCTAGCTGTAGAATGCTTACAAGGGTACAGCTATCTCATCCTTCAAATCCACTGAAGCATTTGCACGTACATGACTGTCGCTTGCTTCAGGCGATGGAGTTAAACTTTGGTCTGGTAGAACTTGAGTACAGTGGCCCATCGATACTGTTGTCAGCTCCTGGAACTTTGCTTCTCAAAAATATGTGCATCGAGTTGAATGATATGTGTCCTTCTCTGGAATACATCTCTACGAAACTTGATAATAACGTGCCTCGTCTTGAGATGCTGACTCTTCATTGCACCGAGTCAGAAGGTTTGCGATCCACCGTTCCTATTTCCAGTTTTTTGTGCATccctatttgatttttcttgaggTGAATTTTCCTTATCGGTTTTCATATTTATTTATCTGTGTGTTTCAGAGGACTTCGTTGCCAGGAAAGCTGCACAAATTTTCTTATCTAAAGCACCTGAGACTGGAGCTGACTTTTTTGGGTGCTCCGAGAAGCAAGAGTGATATCCTTGATTTCGCCTGCCTTCTAATTGCTGCTCCTTTCCTGGAAAAGCTGGAATTTCACGTAAATCTGCATTTCAAGTCTTCAAATATATTTTGGAAGATATTTGGCTCGTTCCATGGAAATAAAGGGGAaacagtcttcttcttcttcttcttttttttttttttttttttttttgcgggtgaagggGAAACAGTCTTCAAATATACCTTTgtagatgaagtcatgaactaacCATTAGCAAATCGAGTCCGTACTGTTTTGGGCTTATCATCAGTTGTACTTGTGGAATAAACAGGGCGCTATTATATAGCAGCAATCCGATGTCTTTACTGGCGATACTTACAAAGTTCTTCACTTCACCAAGTCCTGTCTTGTGTTTATAACTGTTGTATTTTATGATTACTAAGCTCACTGACGATGCGTAAAAAGTAGTtacattcttctttttcttttacAGATGGTGCTGCGCTGCGAGCATCCAAGGTACACCACCGACCAGGGAGACCTACGGAGCCTTCCCTCAGAGCCTCACCTGCATCTCAGGCTGGTCGAAATCACAGGGTTTTACGGCTGGAAAGGCCAGCTGGAGCTGGCGCTTCACATCGTGAGGAACTCTGTCGCGCTCGAGGCGATGAAGATAGATCCGATCCCAGCCCCTGCAGTAGTTGGTTCCGATTTTAGGCTGCTAGGATGCCCGGAGTTCACTTCCTTTTCGGATGGCTACGAGGCCGCCCTTGAGTTCCTCTGCAGCGCCGACCATCGCCATGTTGTTCATGTCCTGGAACCTTGAGCTCAAGGAAGTCCCGGAGAAaaatgtatctctctcacacacaccccgcAACTTCCTCCAGACCAGCGTGGTGCCATGCTAGCAGGCAAGATGGCGAGCAGACATAAATCACTCAAGGAAGACAAGATAAGGCATGGCATGGCTTGCCACTTGCTGTTGATAAAGAGGTGTGTGCCCTGTTCACTGCATCCACCACCATTCATATCTGGCATGATAGAGTTGAGGGCAATGCGGCCATGATGATTTTCCCTTATCTGTTCAGATACAGCACACGATGCGCCCATGATGAATAATTTGTAGGGACCCAACTAATCAGGCTAAGGCGATGATGGGACTGGGTATTCCGGCCTGTACTTAGTTAATTTTGCTCCTTCTCACCGCAGCTAATGTACTCGACGCATGTT comes from Triticum aestivum cultivar Chinese Spring chromosome 5B, IWGSC CS RefSeq v2.1, whole genome shotgun sequence and encodes:
- the LOC123110371 gene encoding putative F-box/LRR-repeat protein At5g02930 gives rise to the protein MTKRSIGSDEDLRLHRTMVKRKKQGLQLTNLPTDILCSILSQLPIKEAVRTSILSEQWKCLWHHHPNLVFTLSSMLPIPRTLPLTPNDDEPRKHEFIQRVDAVLQQHSGVGVENVQFRAPFEDDQRDQINRLVNFAIASKAKQLIFDFLTASPMRPPYNFDLRLLDDSNSLHLRYVKLCSVSLKVPADFNGFQNLKWICLAGTNITDDDLQLLVSSCCVLELLGIASCRMLTRVQLSHPSNPLKHLHVHDCRLLQAMELNFGLVELEYSGPSILLSAPGTLLLKNMCIELNDMCPSLEYISTKLDNNVPRLEMLTLHCTESEEDFVARKAAQIFLSKAPETGADFFGCSEKQE